Proteins encoded together in one Terriglobus saanensis SP1PR4 window:
- a CDS encoding ROK family protein, whose protein sequence is MVQALAFDLGGTHLRGALVKGNNLSRSASYRLQNSEQVSRHSDVWDVIVRHMLLYERASVEFLAASDPIVVSFPGPVRKGRHIVQAPTVTGAGAGPRDLALELEQKTGRGVHLLNDVSAAAWHLSGRTAADRFMVVTVSSGIGAKIFDRSHFAGVMDEPMYAGEIGHVVVDDRPAAPMCDCGGRGHLGAIASGRGIERAARIRAREFPQDFSQSILHAQVGAATETLTNEQHIVPAALAGDDWTLRLIRESTRPLARVLLANVLGVGLQKVFIIGGFAQALGSLYLQMLTDLMGEMSQYAVLEDAIPTLVEAGYLHGECCLMGCGAFLQAKEQSR, encoded by the coding sequence ATGGTCCAAGCCTTAGCATTTGATCTCGGGGGCACTCACCTGCGCGGCGCCTTGGTGAAGGGAAACAACCTGAGTCGCTCCGCAAGCTACCGTCTCCAGAACTCGGAGCAGGTATCGCGGCATTCTGATGTGTGGGACGTGATTGTGCGTCACATGCTTCTCTATGAGCGCGCCAGCGTGGAGTTTCTGGCCGCTTCGGATCCGATCGTGGTGTCGTTTCCCGGGCCAGTGCGGAAAGGCCGCCATATTGTTCAGGCGCCCACCGTGACTGGTGCTGGCGCGGGTCCTCGCGATCTGGCTCTGGAACTGGAACAGAAGACAGGCAGGGGAGTGCATCTGCTGAACGATGTTTCGGCTGCTGCATGGCATCTGAGTGGTCGGACCGCTGCCGATCGATTCATGGTGGTGACGGTCAGCAGCGGGATAGGTGCCAAGATTTTTGACCGGTCTCATTTTGCGGGTGTGATGGACGAGCCGATGTATGCGGGAGAGATAGGCCATGTAGTAGTGGATGACCGGCCAGCTGCTCCGATGTGCGATTGCGGGGGACGAGGCCACCTGGGAGCGATCGCTTCCGGGCGTGGTATCGAACGCGCGGCCCGTATTCGTGCGCGGGAGTTTCCCCAGGATTTCTCGCAGTCGATACTCCATGCGCAAGTGGGCGCAGCGACGGAGACTCTTACCAACGAGCAGCACATCGTCCCAGCGGCGCTGGCGGGAGATGACTGGACGCTGAGGCTGATCCGCGAAAGCACACGACCGCTGGCGCGTGTGCTTCTGGCGAATGTGCTCGGCGTCGGTTTGCAGAAGGTCTTCATCATTGGTGGGTTCGCCCAGGCCCTGGGCAGCTTGTATCTGCAGATGCTCACAGATCTCATGGGCGAGATGAGCCAGTATGCTGTGCTCGAGGATGCAATTCCGACATTGGTGGAGGCTGGATATTTGCACGGCGAATGTTGCTTGATGGGATGTGGAGCCTTCCTCCAGGCAAAGGAGCAAAGCCGATGA
- a CDS encoding glycosyltransferase encodes MHDRRIKVLSLVPDLGLGGGENRVLNLARTIDRSKFDLTVGTFFSRDPIAEAKWGSLHPEFESAGIDVVDLRLTRPKKRFQSRPLQVVSTLIALVRAAVHLRRFIREREIDVVDAHMDGSLLIAVAAAVSARVPVVVTLYHVQTIPPKPLLQPFRILCLHLIAALITDSQARVHDFEAVMPRVHAPIFYIPNGVRLEPPKKTREEVLAFFDIPSNANTIIGQVSGLSPFKGHRFLIEAAVQVVAENEKMYILCAGFSRGFDAHIDELWIQAKDLGIADRVRIASYPGSIADVWQIIDVHVHASTFDSLPNAIIESMSLGKPAVVTSVGGIPDVVENGKTGIVVPPGDAAALAEALLCLLNDPEFATCLGHAASLRYFETLTPECCTRAVERCFLEITSTPAEKKAALFREPIT; translated from the coding sequence ATGCATGATCGACGCATCAAAGTGCTCTCGTTGGTTCCTGACCTCGGCCTCGGCGGAGGCGAAAACCGCGTGCTCAATCTTGCGAGAACGATTGATCGCAGCAAATTCGATCTGACCGTTGGGACCTTCTTCTCACGCGATCCAATCGCGGAAGCCAAGTGGGGAAGCCTGCATCCCGAGTTTGAGAGTGCGGGCATCGACGTGGTCGATCTGAGGCTGACGCGACCGAAGAAGCGGTTCCAGTCGCGCCCTCTCCAGGTGGTCAGTACGTTGATCGCTCTGGTGCGCGCGGCGGTTCACCTGCGTCGCTTCATTCGTGAACGAGAGATCGATGTCGTGGACGCTCACATGGATGGATCGCTTCTGATCGCGGTCGCGGCTGCGGTCTCTGCACGTGTACCGGTCGTGGTTACGCTTTATCACGTGCAGACCATCCCTCCGAAGCCCCTGCTCCAGCCCTTTAGGATTCTGTGCCTGCACTTGATCGCTGCGTTGATCACGGATTCACAGGCCCGCGTCCATGACTTCGAAGCGGTAATGCCACGGGTGCATGCGCCGATCTTCTACATCCCGAATGGTGTTCGCCTGGAACCGCCCAAGAAGACGCGGGAGGAGGTCCTCGCGTTCTTTGACATTCCGTCGAACGCCAACACGATCATCGGACAAGTCAGCGGGCTTTCACCCTTCAAAGGGCACCGATTTTTAATTGAGGCCGCCGTCCAGGTGGTGGCCGAAAACGAGAAGATGTACATCCTTTGCGCAGGGTTTTCGCGTGGATTTGATGCTCATATTGATGAACTCTGGATACAGGCTAAGGACCTTGGCATTGCCGACCGCGTGCGCATCGCATCTTATCCCGGAAGCATCGCGGACGTCTGGCAGATCATCGACGTGCATGTCCATGCGTCCACCTTCGACTCCCTGCCCAACGCAATCATCGAAAGCATGTCCCTCGGCAAGCCGGCAGTAGTGACGTCGGTCGGAGGCATTCCTGACGTGGTGGAGAACGGAAAGACCGGCATCGTCGTTCCGCCAGGAGATGCGGCTGCATTGGCCGAAGCCCTGCTTTGTCTACTCAACGACCCGGAGTTCGCTACGTGTCTCGGCCATGCAGCCTCTCTTCGTTACTTTGAAACCCTCACGCCGGAGTGCTGCACGCGCGCCGTGGAACGTTGCTTTCTGGAGATCACTTCGACGCCTGCCGAGAAGAAGGCGGCGTTGTTCCGTGAGCCAATCACATGA
- a CDS encoding response regulator — MEKEAKAIRVLIVDDHPIMRVGIAAIINAQGNMQVVGEAGTASEAIRLHAKLLPDITLMDLRLPDGNGAEAIRVICAASPSARIIVLTTYEGDEDIHQAMEAGARGYLIKGMPHDALIRAMHRVHTGHRFLPQVISEALSSRVPGSNLSQREQEVLQLLFAGKSNREIAEELQIKETTVKTHVSVILMRLNVEDRTQAVVEGLKRGLVHL, encoded by the coding sequence GTGGAGAAGGAAGCGAAAGCAATCCGTGTCCTGATTGTGGATGATCATCCGATCATGCGCGTCGGCATTGCTGCCATCATCAACGCGCAGGGAAATATGCAAGTGGTGGGTGAGGCTGGGACCGCCAGCGAAGCGATTCGTCTCCACGCAAAGCTATTGCCTGACATTACGCTCATGGATCTCCGTTTGCCCGATGGCAATGGTGCCGAGGCCATTCGCGTGATCTGCGCCGCATCGCCTTCCGCACGCATCATTGTGCTGACAACGTACGAAGGGGATGAAGACATCCATCAGGCTATGGAGGCGGGCGCACGAGGCTATCTCATCAAGGGTATGCCGCATGATGCTTTGATTCGCGCGATGCATCGCGTGCACACAGGACACCGCTTTCTCCCGCAGGTAATCTCCGAAGCGCTCTCTTCTCGCGTCCCTGGATCGAACCTCAGCCAGCGCGAGCAGGAGGTGCTGCAGCTTCTTTTCGCAGGCAAGAGCAATCGTGAGATCGCCGAGGAGTTGCAGATCAAGGAGACCACGGTGAAGACCCATGTGAGCGTGATTCTGATGCGCTTGAATGTAGAAGACCGGACACAGGCCGTGGTGGAAGGTCTGAAGCGTGGCTTAGTGCATTTATAG
- a CDS encoding sugar phosphate nucleotidyltransferase has product MFESHCAGLVMAGGRSSRMRRICATHKSLRTVEGVPLIEWNISSLLFHGIRNIFVAVNAREIELSEWIRGYGTDLAHSAGARLTTIVEDVPLGTIGAVTRLPSEIDPVLVVNVDNLTDLPLARMVEFHIGRGAAATIATHAEPFKIPFGRLETKQDDVTAYEEKPDIFVQISSGTCVFSRRAIDSMALKSRTDVPDLIRTLIASRERVAAFRHNSRWIDVNDEEALGRAHVLLEDRGDLWPGAEFRRNAHA; this is encoded by the coding sequence ATGTTCGAATCACATTGCGCGGGATTGGTGATGGCTGGGGGACGTTCCTCCAGGATGCGGCGTATTTGTGCCACGCATAAGAGCCTGCGCACGGTGGAAGGCGTTCCCCTGATTGAGTGGAATATCTCCTCTCTTCTCTTCCACGGGATAAGAAATATCTTTGTCGCTGTCAATGCCCGGGAGATCGAACTGAGCGAATGGATTCGCGGGTACGGAACGGACCTGGCCCATTCGGCGGGGGCGCGGCTTACGACGATCGTGGAAGATGTTCCCCTTGGAACGATCGGTGCGGTCACTCGCTTGCCGTCGGAAATTGATCCGGTGCTTGTGGTCAATGTCGATAACCTCACCGACTTGCCGCTCGCACGGATGGTCGAATTTCATATCGGGCGCGGTGCTGCCGCTACGATCGCAACGCACGCCGAGCCATTCAAGATTCCCTTTGGCCGGTTGGAGACAAAGCAGGACGACGTCACTGCCTATGAGGAAAAGCCCGATATCTTCGTACAGATCTCAAGCGGCACCTGCGTCTTCTCACGCCGTGCGATCGACTCGATGGCGCTAAAATCCCGAACGGATGTGCCCGACTTAATACGGACTCTGATTGCAAGCCGCGAGAGAGTAGCTGCCTTTCGGCATAACAGCCGATGGATTGATGTGAACGACGAGGAAGCTCTTGGGCGCGCCCACGTATTGCTGGAAGATCGAGGCGACTTGTGGCCCGGAGCTGAGTTCCGCAGGAACGCACATGCATGA
- a CDS encoding NAD-dependent epimerase/dehydratase family protein, which produces MRYLITGAQGFVGRYLTAAILERDAQAQVLGLGRSPRLDGCFSHALSGGALAKLPQEMDRSLDPRFCYRQISILDQDKIFAALEEFRPDVIFHLASGLRNDPPADLISNNIEGTAALMSAVEAIPGAKPKVVLGSTGGVYGRIDPGSFPLSESCLCDPADMYAITKLAAEQMARLSGRSSGMPVVVGRIFNIVGAGQSERHVCGNFAARLLALKASGGTRLEVGDVAATRDFVDARDVASALIVLAELGVADHVYNIASGVETSVGEVLQKLIRVVGFQGEWSSSAGSTGTDRVPRHWAKMTKLEELGFVPRHSLDASLTDLVRYYQMR; this is translated from the coding sequence ATGAGATATCTGATCACTGGAGCACAGGGATTCGTTGGGCGCTATCTCACGGCAGCAATCCTGGAGCGCGATGCACAGGCGCAAGTTCTCGGGCTGGGGCGCTCTCCCCGACTCGATGGCTGCTTCTCCCACGCGCTCTCTGGAGGTGCGCTGGCGAAGTTGCCACAGGAGATGGATCGGTCGCTCGATCCTCGCTTCTGCTACAGGCAGATAAGCATCCTCGACCAAGATAAGATCTTCGCGGCGCTGGAGGAGTTCAGGCCGGATGTCATCTTTCATCTCGCATCAGGTCTGCGCAACGATCCACCTGCCGATCTGATTTCGAACAACATCGAGGGTACAGCCGCCTTGATGTCTGCAGTGGAAGCGATCCCAGGAGCAAAGCCCAAGGTGGTACTCGGATCCACCGGGGGAGTTTACGGAAGGATTGATCCCGGCAGCTTTCCCTTGAGCGAATCGTGTCTCTGCGATCCGGCCGATATGTATGCGATCACCAAGCTCGCCGCGGAACAGATGGCTCGGTTGTCCGGACGATCGAGTGGGATGCCGGTTGTCGTCGGACGCATCTTCAACATCGTGGGAGCGGGACAGAGCGAGCGACATGTGTGTGGGAATTTCGCGGCTCGCTTGCTGGCGTTGAAGGCCTCCGGCGGAACTCGACTGGAGGTGGGGGATGTTGCGGCCACCCGGGATTTTGTGGATGCTCGAGATGTTGCTTCCGCCCTCATCGTCCTCGCTGAGCTTGGGGTTGCCGATCACGTGTACAACATCGCTTCGGGCGTGGAGACCTCGGTTGGTGAGGTTTTGCAGAAGCTGATTCGCGTGGTTGGGTTTCAGGGCGAATGGAGTTCTTCGGCGGGGAGCACTGGGACGGATAGGGTTCCAAGGCATTGGGCGAAGATGACGAAACTGGAGGAACTAGGATTCGTTCCGCGGCACTCCCTTGATGCGAGTCTGACGGATTTAGTGCGGTATTACCAGATGCGTTAG
- a CDS encoding NAD-dependent epimerase/dehydratase family protein, whose amino-acid sequence MSSVQEQSRDMVLVTGAAGFIGRHVAHALTEAGFGVRKLLEPASGSNEALNALSSDEAYGDICDRALLARLASGVDIVVHLAGSPSVSESFENAAECARVHLQGTICVLDACRKAGVRRLIYMSSAEVYGRPETDYVAETHALNARSPYAAAKIGAEAMMSAYSSAFAMDVIIVRPFSVYGPGASPHALLCEALATTARGEEVKVRNLRPVRDYIFVSDVADAVVKACSIEPAAHLLVFNLGTMRGTSVADLCRLVLAAFDRPGQAIEEGEQRPGASEIYRLVSDNRCAQEGLGWTPRTSLEQGIHQMAEVYKR is encoded by the coding sequence ATGAGCTCCGTGCAGGAGCAAAGCCGAGACATGGTGCTGGTTACCGGAGCTGCGGGCTTCATCGGACGTCATGTCGCGCATGCGCTCACCGAAGCAGGATTCGGCGTGCGGAAGCTTCTCGAACCGGCCAGTGGTTCGAACGAGGCTCTAAACGCGCTCTCATCCGATGAAGCATACGGCGACATCTGTGATCGTGCACTGCTCGCGCGACTCGCCTCGGGAGTAGACATCGTCGTGCATCTCGCGGGGTCTCCCTCGGTGTCCGAATCGTTCGAGAACGCGGCAGAGTGCGCGCGCGTTCATCTCCAGGGAACGATCTGTGTTCTGGACGCTTGCCGCAAAGCAGGCGTGAGGCGACTGATCTATATGTCCTCTGCCGAGGTGTATGGCAGACCGGAGACAGACTACGTCGCTGAAACGCATGCCTTGAACGCACGCTCTCCTTACGCCGCGGCAAAGATCGGGGCGGAGGCCATGATGAGCGCATATAGCTCAGCCTTCGCGATGGATGTGATCATCGTGCGGCCCTTCTCCGTCTACGGACCCGGAGCCTCTCCCCATGCGTTGCTTTGCGAGGCGCTTGCGACTACTGCGCGCGGGGAAGAGGTGAAGGTCCGCAATCTACGGCCTGTGCGAGATTACATCTTCGTCAGTGATGTGGCCGATGCTGTCGTCAAAGCATGCTCGATCGAACCGGCGGCCCACTTGTTGGTCTTCAATCTCGGCACCATGCGGGGCACGAGCGTCGCCGATCTCTGCAGACTCGTGCTTGCAGCATTCGATCGTCCGGGACAGGCCATAGAAGAGGGCGAGCAAAGACCGGGAGCCAGCGAGATCTACCGCCTCGTCTCCGATAACAGGTGTGCCCAGGAAGGACTGGGCTGGACACCTCGGACGTCTTTAGAGCAAGGTATCCATCAAATGGCCGAGGTATACAAGCGATGA
- a CDS encoding sensor histidine kinase, with product MIVFRNLTTLWLVWTLLVFAQCLRAAQSPMQSGPQFTRDLWRVSDGLPEDTVQALAVAKDGVLWLGSTGGLVRFDGFHMQAYGAGQSAPLPVNSIFCLVADGDGDLWAGTEGGGLLRIRSNALKSYSVEEGLTDGFVRSILLDSQKRLWVGTDDGLFRMNDGRLQRVDRSNGIPAVAVHVIAEDREHRIWVGGSRLMAINPDGTAKQYELPGAYSENRVKTIVEDHNGTIWVGTVGGLQQLENGQFHTVHGIHATVRSLLQASDGTLWIGTIGRGLWSFSNGRLSQPLSQGLLPSNTILSLLEDPQKQIWVGTQAGLARLQQSPVHLIPLAEGSDPDFETISGDARGNLWVAAQSLYLIHDSVANRTHYNEVGSAKIRNVFRARDGALWLGTDGEGAFRLGENKVNHYSAPKDLTNNFIRGFLETRSGEIWLATDEGINRVKDEKVQKLGAADGLAYFSTRCLMEDRHGQVWIGTERGLSMWRAGRFQQNAATRALAQEKTWSILEDRKGTLWFATRDHGLFRVRGDVVEQFTMGQGLPTNSFYQILQDKRGVFWMTGPNIIASATELEMERSVPPSDHPLGVTVLRMPYGAENAQMYGGRQPSGYVAPDNSVWFPTNRGAAHIVSMPQTSTPGPQAALEQIVADGNRIAVADEAHLPARVSRLGFGFSAIFLRSQQEVRFRYKLENFDHEWNLAGSTRSALYTNLPAGRYRFRLVAFDVAQPDKTSEVSILVVKAPFFYQTWWFYTLCALLLAAAGWTIYQIRIAQIRTRFAAVLEERNRLAREMHDTVIQGCTGISALLEAIAITPETNQTAQKKLLDVARDQARRTIDDARDAVWDLRHEREAEIDLVAAIQTVAQQTMRESGNTVTVTGDSKQVEVPASISHEVLMTVREAVYNSVQHSGARAVEITICSSAESSVIAIVDQGSGFIDLAQEGHYGILGMRERMRRAGGEFDLVSVPGEGTRITLSLKRSVRPQRRKQD from the coding sequence ATGATCGTCTTTCGGAACCTCACGACACTTTGGTTGGTATGGACACTGCTTGTTTTCGCGCAGTGCCTGCGCGCGGCCCAATCGCCTATGCAAAGTGGGCCTCAGTTCACACGCGACCTCTGGCGGGTGTCGGACGGGTTGCCGGAAGACACGGTGCAGGCGCTTGCTGTGGCGAAGGACGGCGTTCTGTGGCTCGGGTCGACGGGGGGATTGGTCCGGTTCGATGGATTTCATATGCAGGCCTATGGTGCTGGCCAGTCTGCTCCTTTGCCCGTGAATAGTATCTTCTGCCTGGTTGCCGATGGTGATGGCGATCTCTGGGCCGGAACGGAAGGTGGCGGTCTGCTGCGCATTCGCAGCAACGCTTTGAAGAGTTACTCCGTGGAGGAAGGGCTCACCGACGGCTTTGTTCGCAGTATTTTGCTGGACAGTCAGAAGCGCCTTTGGGTTGGAACGGATGACGGTCTCTTCAGAATGAATGACGGACGTTTGCAGCGCGTAGATCGAAGCAACGGCATTCCGGCTGTGGCCGTGCATGTCATCGCAGAAGATCGTGAGCACCGTATCTGGGTCGGCGGATCTCGTCTCATGGCGATCAATCCCGACGGGACGGCAAAGCAGTATGAACTTCCCGGAGCGTATAGCGAGAACCGCGTCAAGACGATCGTTGAGGATCACAATGGAACGATCTGGGTAGGCACCGTCGGCGGTTTGCAGCAGCTGGAAAATGGGCAGTTCCATACGGTGCATGGCATTCATGCTACGGTGCGCAGTCTATTACAGGCGAGCGATGGCACGCTATGGATCGGCACCATTGGACGGGGCCTGTGGAGTTTTAGTAATGGGCGTTTGAGTCAGCCGCTGTCTCAGGGACTACTCCCAAGTAATACGATTCTCAGTCTTCTGGAGGATCCGCAGAAGCAGATCTGGGTAGGGACGCAAGCGGGGCTTGCCCGTCTCCAGCAATCGCCTGTTCACCTGATTCCTCTAGCTGAGGGAAGCGATCCCGACTTCGAGACGATCTCCGGTGACGCACGGGGAAATCTGTGGGTTGCTGCACAGAGCTTGTATCTCATTCATGACAGCGTGGCCAACCGGACTCACTACAACGAAGTGGGAAGTGCCAAAATTCGTAATGTCTTCCGAGCTCGCGACGGTGCACTCTGGCTTGGGACCGACGGAGAAGGTGCGTTTCGTCTTGGAGAGAACAAAGTGAACCATTACTCCGCTCCCAAAGATCTGACGAATAACTTCATCCGCGGCTTCCTCGAAACGCGTAGCGGAGAAATCTGGCTGGCGACGGACGAAGGCATCAACCGTGTGAAGGACGAAAAAGTACAGAAGCTGGGCGCAGCGGACGGCCTGGCTTATTTTAGTACGCGATGTTTGATGGAGGACCGGCACGGCCAGGTATGGATCGGCACAGAGCGTGGGCTCAGCATGTGGCGGGCGGGGCGATTCCAGCAAAACGCTGCAACTCGCGCCCTCGCGCAGGAAAAAACCTGGTCTATCCTCGAAGACCGTAAAGGGACCTTGTGGTTCGCGACACGCGACCATGGCCTATTTCGTGTGCGTGGAGATGTGGTTGAGCAGTTCACCATGGGCCAGGGGCTGCCGACGAATAGCTTCTACCAGATTCTGCAGGATAAGCGTGGTGTGTTCTGGATGACGGGACCGAATATCATCGCCTCGGCGACGGAATTGGAGATGGAGCGAAGTGTTCCTCCGTCCGATCATCCCCTGGGCGTCACAGTTTTGCGCATGCCCTACGGTGCGGAGAACGCACAGATGTATGGTGGCCGACAGCCCTCGGGTTATGTTGCTCCGGATAACAGCGTCTGGTTTCCAACGAACCGCGGGGCTGCGCATATCGTCTCCATGCCACAGACCTCGACACCTGGTCCGCAGGCTGCTCTCGAGCAGATCGTTGCAGACGGCAATCGCATCGCGGTCGCAGACGAGGCCCACTTGCCAGCGCGTGTAAGCCGCCTTGGCTTTGGCTTTTCAGCGATCTTTCTGCGCTCACAACAAGAGGTCCGCTTCCGCTATAAGCTGGAGAACTTCGACCACGAATGGAATCTCGCCGGATCCACGCGCTCCGCGCTCTATACGAATCTTCCAGCGGGGAGATATCGCTTTCGTTTGGTCGCATTCGACGTGGCACAACCGGACAAGACGAGTGAAGTCAGCATCCTTGTAGTGAAGGCACCTTTCTTCTACCAGACGTGGTGGTTCTATACGCTCTGCGCGCTCTTGCTTGCTGCTGCGGGATGGACGATCTATCAGATTCGGATCGCGCAAATCCGCACACGATTTGCTGCAGTGCTGGAGGAGCGTAATCGCCTTGCACGCGAGATGCACGACACGGTGATCCAGGGGTGCACTGGGATCTCCGCACTACTGGAAGCCATCGCGATCACTCCCGAAACGAATCAGACAGCGCAGAAAAAGTTATTGGATGTCGCTCGTGACCAGGCCCGCCGCACCATTGATGACGCACGGGATGCGGTATGGGACCTCCGTCACGAACGCGAGGCGGAGATTGATCTGGTGGCCGCGATTCAGACGGTGGCCCAACAAACGATGCGCGAGTCTGGCAACACCGTGACGGTGACCGGCGATTCGAAACAAGTCGAAGTACCCGCGTCGATCTCGCACGAAGTTCTCATGACCGTGCGCGAGGCGGTCTATAACTCCGTCCAGCATAGTGGCGCGCGCGCCGTCGAGATTACTATTTGCAGCTCCGCAGAGAGCTCCGTGATCGCCATCGTCGATCAGGGCTCCGGATTTATCGATTTGGCGCAGGAGGGACACTATGGCATCCTCGGAATGCGCGAACGGATGCGGCGAGCAGGCGGCGAGTTCGATCTGGTAAGTGTGCCGGGCGAGGGCACACGTATCACGTTGTCGCTCAAACGTTCTGTCAGACCGCAGCGCAGAAAGCAGGATTGA
- a CDS encoding Gfo/Idh/MocA family protein: protein MAELRVAIFGCGRMGNERARCVQEAGATVVFVYDPDAERAAKMALEFGAEAIATQDDLPWSDVDAVFFCTPPHCREAQALAAIRAKVPFLAEKPIGISHAASDRVLAALTDAPVVNAIGYMNRCRASILQAKALLEDCRLLGISAHWVCRQYTVPWWLDESASGGPMNEQATHLFDLCRFLGGEVEEVTSLAALNGSHAVQPLGSASALRFSSGILGTIFYSCESSVKDIGLHLFTDKGGIELSGWDFQMTSNMVTNTLPLPSDENVFLTETRVFLEAVESGSREKVACDWEEAARTQLLVDAARRSMSEERELELQT, encoded by the coding sequence ATGGCAGAACTGAGAGTAGCGATCTTTGGCTGTGGCCGCATGGGGAACGAACGGGCGCGCTGCGTCCAGGAGGCCGGGGCAACCGTGGTCTTTGTCTACGATCCGGATGCCGAACGCGCGGCGAAGATGGCGCTCGAGTTCGGAGCGGAAGCAATCGCAACGCAGGATGACCTTCCCTGGTCCGATGTTGACGCAGTCTTCTTTTGCACGCCGCCCCATTGCCGTGAGGCACAGGCACTGGCCGCGATCCGGGCGAAGGTTCCCTTCCTGGCGGAGAAGCCCATTGGAATCTCGCATGCGGCTTCAGACCGAGTGCTCGCTGCTCTGACAGACGCGCCAGTCGTGAACGCCATTGGCTATATGAATCGATGCCGTGCATCCATCCTGCAGGCGAAGGCATTGCTCGAGGACTGCCGCTTGCTTGGCATCTCCGCACACTGGGTATGTAGGCAGTACACAGTCCCCTGGTGGCTGGATGAAAGTGCGAGTGGCGGACCCATGAACGAGCAGGCAACCCATCTCTTCGACCTCTGTCGCTTTCTGGGTGGAGAGGTGGAAGAGGTCACTTCACTGGCGGCGTTGAACGGAAGTCATGCGGTTCAGCCTCTTGGATCGGCCTCCGCATTGCGCTTCTCCTCTGGCATTCTAGGAACCATCTTTTACTCATGCGAAAGCTCGGTCAAGGACATTGGCTTGCACCTTTTTACGGATAAGGGCGGCATAGAGCTTTCAGGCTGGGACTTTCAGATGACGTCGAACATGGTGACGAACACGCTGCCTCTACCCTCGGATGAAAATGTCTTCCTGACCGAGACGCGAGTCTTTCTGGAAGCCGTTGAGTCCGGCAGCAGAGAGAAGGTTGCATGCGACTGGGAGGAAGCAGCGCGTACTCAACTCTTGGTCGATGCGGCACGGCGCTCGATGAGCGAAGAAAGGGAGCTGGAGTTGCAGACATAG